From the genome of Bacteroidales bacterium:
TTTCCAAGATCAACCGGCGCGTATTTAGAGTTGTTTGAAGGTAAAATACTCGCCAGCTGAGATTCAGAATGAATCATTATATTCTTTAATGAAATTAGATATTGTTCTTTAATAACTTTATGTTAAACGAGATCTGAGTGAATTGTTTTCCTCCTCAAACCCCATAGTAAGTGGCAAGTATAAAAATTAGGATAATAAACAACATCTAAAAGGAAAGAAACCTAAAACTTTCACAAAGAAAATTTTAGGTTCTTTATACTACGAACACAAAATAAATAATTATTTCTTTTTGTGCCTGTTCTTTCTCAAGCGTTTTTTCCGCTTGTGAGTTGCCATTTTATGTCTTTTTCTTTTTTTTCCGCTTGGCATTTTTTCTATTGATTTTCAAGATGGCTTAACCAATCTTATTTAACATTACTTTTAACTTGATTGACAAACGTCTTAGCCGGCTTGAAAGCAGGAATATTGTGTGCCGGAATGATGATAGTTGTATTTTTCGAAATGTTACGAGCAGTTTTTTGAGCTCTTTCTTTAACGATGAAGCTTCCAAATCCTCTCAAATAAACATTTTGGTTTTTAGCCAACGACTTCTTTACGCTTTCCATGAACGCTTCAACTGTTTTTTGAACAGTAACTTTTTCAATTCCCGTACTTTTGGAAATTTCATTTACAATATCTGCCTTTGTCATGTCTTTAACTGTTATTATTTATTATGTTTACAAAATTTCAGGATGCAAATATATATCTTTATTGTAGATTAATAAAATATAACGCACATTTTTGCATGTTTTTTTGTACAAATATATGTTTTTTTTGAAATGGTAGGTCTGAAAT
Proteins encoded in this window:
- a CDS encoding integration host factor subunit beta — its product is MTKADIVNEISKSTGIEKVTVQKTVEAFMESVKKSLAKNQNVYLRGFGSFIVKERAQKTARNISKNTTIIIPAHNIPAFKPAKTFVNQVKSNVK